The following are encoded in a window of Cloacibacillus sp. genomic DNA:
- a CDS encoding histidine kinase produces MERALIQSRVAIMLSQIQPHFLYNALAAIKALCAKDPETAREAITRFSKYLRGNMDSLSHEPLITFDRELAHMKNYLYIEELRFGDDIRVEYDITASRFLIPVLTIQPLVENAIRYGITQKEGGGTIVISSAETEMGYLVKVSDDGVGFDPKRATNDDRSHVGIENTRKRLETLCGGSLSIRSAAGGTVVEIFIPRRKGQEPGVRSV; encoded by the coding sequence ATGGAGAGGGCGCTCATCCAGAGCCGGGTGGCGATAATGCTTTCGCAAATACAGCCGCATTTCCTCTACAACGCCCTCGCGGCGATCAAGGCTCTCTGCGCCAAAGATCCGGAGACGGCGCGTGAGGCTATCACCCGTTTCTCAAAATATCTCCGCGGCAATATGGATTCACTCTCACACGAACCGCTGATAACCTTCGACCGGGAGCTTGCCCATATGAAAAACTATCTCTATATAGAAGAACTGCGCTTCGGAGATGACATCCGTGTTGAGTATGACATCACGGCAAGCCGTTTTCTGATACCGGTGCTCACCATCCAGCCACTTGTTGAAAACGCCATCCGTTACGGTATCACCCAGAAAGAGGGCGGAGGCACGATCGTTATCTCATCGGCGGAGACCGAGATGGGATACTTGGTAAAGGTCTCCGACGACGGCGTGGGGTTTGATCCGAAGAGAGCCACGAATGACGACAGAAGCCATGTGGGAATAGAAAATACGCGAAAGAGGCTGGAGACGCTTTGCGGCGGCAGTCTGTCGATTAGAAGCGCGGCCGGCGGCACTGTGGTGGAAATCTTTATTCCCAGACGTAAAGGCCAAGAACCGGGCGTTAGGAGTGTATAG
- a CDS encoding response regulator, whose product MNGKYSALRLLERLCGALFNGGDMTAAQLSLSKDFVLAIEGVTTEGSDDALCSLASFAKESFSATVSFNDGMETNGGESAFLKAVSGETTFLLAATANGGKLSSLDVRRPRSASGCQTTPYSAENTELFQEVLDQSDIAVVVCDAESYEILYVNDAAYKMAGKEPGDYRGKKCYDYMLDEASPCGFCTAGLFTADAITKSELHLEKLGKYFSVSGKKLNWRGREAFVEYFYDITDERMARLEMDSVYKNLRISLDEISLIYNSIPGAAFRCRFDDRWTIISANDGLFKFLGYTREEFMRMGNSMSAVIYPEDGAAIHDKMRSQLARGNTTIVTENRLVCRDGSVKWIHLRGELMKDENGEEFFFCVFVDITQQKQAEEELEESRIKLAAAINHAGLEYWEYDIAANRAYIRDFSHSVCTLPEIIENFPESLIESGFIHEDDCEKYREMHIKMKAGEKDVVHDLRVRTTGESAYKWMRVHYTNIFDKHGSPLRSVATALSLDEYKDLEEQFKVATSQSGMTVWSYDFAKKQIIRSHTPDTAYKLDQTIDNAPESIIALGLVHPDDVEKLRGLYKRMEAGERSLSEVIRVKKGDTDSYRWERVAYTTVPDRSGRPHHAIGTSVDVTEQELLETRYEEEKAYSEILETSTLVNYRINITQDRIISKKSSRPEYLIGETNKTETFSEFCDKMAGFAVGKDDIKTVREFYSARNLLRDFNRREHSKSAEYHRVFPDGSIRFVRATFRLKIAPNSGDLHGFLYSEDITGERLMKSLIDKAVEQDYDYVAFIDGISGHATCFGNKNSGAVLPPSHCSDFALAAREHVENCAVPGDRERVITEKSLDNVCHQLDEAPTYTVYYTAVQKDGSHGRKKLCFSYIDRETKKILLTERDITDIYKEEQRQKDILAAALAAAEQANTAKSNFLSRMSHEIRTPMNAIIGMSAIAAQSIGNDGEVADCISKIGISSRYLLSLINDILDMSRIESGKMLLKNENIPFEEFINGINSICYSQAQEKKIDYECLVKNGTEDYYVGDAMKLQQVLINILSNAVKFMPEGGRVGFSVEQRQKFKGGALLRFVINDTGCGISDEFLPRLFEPFAQEYSGSTSLYGGTGLGLAICKSIVDMMDGHIDVRSIKGVGTEFTVEVRLGITEESHVKGHKKSLRSFTNLRTLVVDDDITVCEHTVITLKEMGLQAEWVDSGEKAVALVEEKWRNNKYYDLILLDWKMPGMDGIETAKRIRSTVGPEVTIIIMTAYDWSSIEHEAKLAGVNLLMGKPLYKSSIISAFERALGEKEVIKAVRTEDFNFHGHRLLLAEDHPLNVEVAKKLLEGKGFAVEHAENGLRAIELFSKSEPGWYDAILMDIRMPLMDGLQAANNIRHLSNADAKSIPIIAMTANAFESDIEDSRRAGMNAHLAKPIEPEQLFRTLYNLICGSNES is encoded by the coding sequence ATGAACGGTAAATATTCCGCGCTTAGGCTGCTGGAACGCCTTTGCGGAGCGCTCTTTAACGGCGGAGATATGACGGCGGCCCAGTTATCTCTGTCAAAAGACTTCGTGCTGGCCATCGAAGGAGTAACGACGGAGGGCTCGGACGACGCTCTCTGCTCGTTAGCCAGTTTCGCGAAGGAATCTTTCTCCGCGACCGTTTCATTTAATGATGGGATGGAAACCAACGGAGGCGAGTCAGCCTTTCTTAAAGCTGTAAGCGGCGAAACGACGTTTTTGCTCGCAGCCACGGCGAACGGCGGCAAACTTTCGTCTTTGGATGTGAGGCGCCCACGCTCAGCCTCCGGCTGTCAGACCACGCCGTACAGCGCAGAAAATACCGAGCTATTTCAAGAGGTATTGGACCAGTCGGATATCGCGGTCGTTGTCTGTGACGCGGAAAGCTATGAGATACTCTATGTCAATGACGCCGCCTACAAAATGGCCGGAAAAGAGCCCGGCGACTATCGGGGCAAAAAGTGCTATGACTATATGCTGGACGAGGCCTCGCCCTGTGGCTTCTGTACTGCCGGGCTGTTTACCGCCGACGCGATCACTAAAAGCGAACTTCATCTTGAAAAATTGGGAAAATATTTTTCCGTCAGCGGAAAAAAGCTGAATTGGCGCGGGAGAGAGGCCTTTGTCGAATATTTTTATGATATAACGGATGAGAGAATGGCAAGACTGGAAATGGATTCCGTATACAAAAACCTCCGCATAAGCCTTGACGAGATTTCGCTGATATACAACTCCATCCCGGGCGCGGCGTTCAGATGCCGCTTTGACGATCGGTGGACGATCATATCCGCCAATGACGGCCTATTCAAATTCCTCGGCTATACACGGGAGGAGTTTATGCGAATGGGCAACAGCATGTCCGCCGTCATCTATCCCGAGGACGGCGCGGCGATACACGATAAAATGCGTTCCCAGCTCGCCCGCGGCAACACGACGATAGTGACCGAGAACCGCCTGGTCTGCAGAGACGGAAGCGTTAAGTGGATACATCTGCGCGGCGAACTGATGAAAGATGAGAACGGTGAGGAATTTTTCTTCTGCGTGTTTGTCGATATCACTCAGCAGAAACAGGCGGAAGAGGAGCTTGAAGAGAGCAGGATCAAGCTTGCGGCGGCAATCAATCACGCTGGGCTCGAATATTGGGAGTATGACATTGCCGCAAACAGAGCCTACATCCGTGACTTTTCACATTCCGTCTGTACGCTGCCGGAAATAATAGAGAATTTTCCTGAGAGCCTAATCGAAAGCGGCTTCATCCATGAGGATGACTGTGAAAAATACCGTGAAATGCACATAAAGATGAAGGCCGGGGAGAAAGACGTCGTCCACGACTTGAGGGTCCGCACAACCGGTGAGAGCGCATATAAATGGATGAGGGTACACTACACTAATATCTTCGATAAACATGGCTCTCCTCTGAGATCTGTCGCCACCGCGCTCTCGCTTGATGAGTACAAGGATCTGGAAGAGCAGTTTAAAGTCGCCACCTCACAGTCTGGAATGACTGTCTGGAGTTACGACTTCGCAAAAAAACAGATCATACGGAGCCACACCCCTGACACCGCCTATAAATTGGACCAGACGATTGACAATGCGCCCGAAAGCATTATCGCCCTCGGACTCGTGCACCCGGACGACGTTGAAAAACTCCGCGGCCTCTATAAGAGGATGGAAGCCGGAGAGCGTTCCCTTTCGGAGGTCATCCGCGTCAAAAAAGGCGACACGGACAGTTACCGCTGGGAAAGAGTTGCATATACCACGGTCCCGGACCGGTCAGGCAGACCTCACCACGCAATCGGGACAAGCGTCGACGTGACTGAACAGGAGCTGCTCGAAACCCGCTATGAGGAAGAGAAGGCCTACTCAGAGATACTTGAAACCAGCACGCTGGTCAACTACAGGATAAATATAACGCAGGACAGGATCATCAGCAAAAAGAGTTCCCGCCCCGAGTACCTCATCGGCGAAACCAATAAGACAGAGACTTTTTCCGAATTCTGTGACAAAATGGCAGGGTTCGCCGTAGGTAAAGACGATATCAAAACGGTGAGAGAATTTTATTCCGCGAGAAATCTGCTGCGCGATTTCAATAGGAGAGAACACTCAAAATCCGCGGAATACCACCGAGTCTTCCCCGATGGCAGCATCAGGTTCGTGCGGGCCACCTTCCGCCTGAAAATAGCCCCCAACAGCGGCGACCTCCACGGATTCCTATATTCGGAAGACATCACAGGAGAGCGGCTCATGAAGAGCCTGATAGACAAGGCCGTCGAACAGGACTATGACTATGTCGCCTTCATCGACGGCATCAGCGGACACGCCACCTGTTTTGGAAACAAAAATTCCGGCGCCGTGCTCCCTCCGTCGCATTGCAGCGATTTCGCGCTGGCGGCCAGGGAACATGTCGAAAACTGCGCGGTCCCCGGCGACCGGGAGCGCGTAATTACGGAGAAGTCGCTGGATAATGTCTGCCACCAGCTTGATGAGGCGCCGACATATACGGTATACTACACCGCCGTCCAAAAAGACGGCTCGCATGGCAGAAAAAAACTCTGTTTCTCGTATATCGACAGGGAGACAAAAAAAATACTCCTCACCGAGCGCGACATAACCGACATTTATAAGGAGGAGCAGCGGCAGAAAGATATCCTCGCCGCCGCGCTTGCCGCCGCGGAGCAGGCAAACACCGCGAAGAGCAACTTCCTTTCGCGTATGTCGCATGAGATCAGAACGCCGATGAACGCCATCATCGGGATGAGCGCCATCGCCGCGCAGTCGATCGGTAACGACGGCGAGGTAGCCGACTGCATTTCAAAAATCGGTATCTCCTCGCGTTATTTGCTTTCGCTCATAAACGATATCCTTGACATGAGCCGCATCGAAAGCGGCAAAATGCTGCTGAAAAATGAGAACATCCCCTTTGAGGAATTTATCAACGGCATCAATTCTATCTGCTACTCACAGGCTCAGGAGAAAAAAATTGATTATGAATGTCTCGTGAAGAACGGCACAGAGGATTATTACGTCGGAGACGCGATGAAATTACAGCAGGTACTGATAAACATTCTCAGCAACGCCGTTAAATTTATGCCGGAGGGCGGCAGGGTCGGCTTTAGTGTGGAACAGCGCCAAAAATTTAAGGGCGGCGCCCTGCTCCGCTTCGTGATCAACGATACCGGCTGCGGCATCTCCGACGAATTTCTCCCCCGGCTTTTTGAGCCGTTCGCGCAGGAGTACAGCGGTTCGACCTCCCTCTATGGAGGCACCGGCCTCGGGCTGGCGATCTGCAAAAGTATAGTCGATATGATGGACGGCCACATTGACGTACGCTCCATCAAGGGCGTAGGAACAGAGTTTACCGTGGAGGTCCGGCTTGGCATCACAGAGGAGTCGCATGTGAAGGGACATAAGAAAAGCCTCCGCAGCTTCACAAATCTTCGTACACTCGTGGTGGACGACGACATCACCGTGTGCGAACATACGGTGATCACCCTCAAAGAGATGGGGCTGCAGGCCGAATGGGTCGACAGCGGAGAAAAAGCGGTGGCCCTCGTCGAAGAAAAATGGCGAAACAATAAATACTACGACCTCATCCTCCTTGACTGGAAGATGCCGGGAATGGACGGCATCGAGACCGCAAAACGCATCCGCTCGACAGTCGGTCCGGAGGTGACGATAATCATTATGACCGCCTATGACTGGTCGTCAATAGAGCACGAGGCAAAGCTGGCCGGCGTCAACCTCCTCATGGGCAAGCCATTATACAAGAGCTCCATCATCTCCGCCTTTGAGAGGGCCTTGGGTGAAAAAGAGGTTATAAAGGCCGTGCGGACGGAGGACTTTAATTTCCACGGGCACCGTCTGCTCCTGGCGGAAGATCATCCTCTGAACGTCGAAGTGGCGAAAAAACTGCTGGAGGGAAAGGGCTTCGCCGTCGAACATGCGGAGAACGGCCTGCGGGCCATAGAGCTTTTCAGCAAATCGGAGCCGGGATGGTACGACGCCATATTAATGGACATCCGCATGCCGCTGATGGACGGCCTGCAGGCGGCGAACAACATCCGTCACCTGAGCAACGCCGACGCGAAGAGCATCCCCATTATCGCGATGACGGCAAACGCCTTTGAGTCCGACATCGAAGACAGCCGCCGGGCGGGAATGAACGCGCACCTCGCAAAACCGATAGAGCCGGAGCAGCTCTTCCGTACGCTCTATAATCTCATCTGCGGCTCAAATGAGTCTTAA
- a CDS encoding thiamine pyrophosphate-dependent enzyme, giving the protein MPREDVKKLLRTKFMPHIWCPGCGHGIIMHSILRAISDLNIPKEKVCISSGIGCSSRMPGYIDACTLHTAHGRSLAFATGVKMANPELTIVNVMGDGDGTAIGGNHFIHACRRNIGITAVLMNNNIYGMTGGQASPTMPEGAFAATAPYGSIDPTFDICKLAAGAGATYVARATVANPVMCEQILKKAIEHQKKGFALVEIISFCHTQFGRKNKRSRPTDNIKFLKEHTVLKAQADKMTPEELEGKIVVGEFVNIENAREYTDRYNDVIARAQGKA; this is encoded by the coding sequence ATGCCACGCGAAGATGTAAAGAAACTTCTGCGCACTAAGTTCATGCCCCATATCTGGTGCCCCGGCTGCGGACACGGAATCATCATGCACTCCATCCTCCGCGCCATTTCAGACCTGAACATCCCGAAGGAGAAGGTCTGCATTTCATCAGGTATCGGCTGCTCAAGCCGTATGCCCGGCTATATCGACGCCTGCACGCTCCACACGGCGCACGGACGCTCACTCGCCTTCGCGACTGGCGTTAAGATGGCCAATCCCGAACTCACGATCGTCAACGTCATGGGCGACGGAGACGGCACCGCGATCGGCGGCAACCACTTCATCCACGCCTGCCGCCGCAATATCGGCATCACCGCCGTCCTGATGAACAACAACATTTACGGTATGACCGGCGGACAGGCCTCGCCGACGATGCCGGAGGGCGCTTTCGCCGCGACGGCCCCCTACGGATCGATAGACCCGACGTTCGACATCTGCAAACTGGCAGCCGGCGCCGGCGCGACCTATGTCGCCCGCGCGACAGTCGCCAACCCAGTGATGTGCGAGCAGATTCTGAAAAAGGCGATCGAGCATCAGAAGAAGGGCTTCGCGCTCGTCGAGATCATCTCGTTCTGCCACACGCAGTTCGGCCGCAAGAACAAGCGCAGCCGCCCGACGGACAATATCAAGTTCCTCAAGGAGCATACGGTCCTCAAGGCGCAGGCTGACAAAATGACGCCCGAGGAACTTGAGGGCAAGATCGTTGTCGGCGAATTCGTCAACATAGAGAACGCCCGCGAATACACGGACCGTTACAACGACGTCATCGCGCGCGCGCAGGGAAAGGCATAG
- a CDS encoding 2-oxoacid:acceptor oxidoreductase family protein gives MGDRFEIRVAGSGGQGVILAAVILGEAAALRTEGLNSVQSQAYGPEARGGASKSEVIYDRGEIDYPKAAHPNLQVILTQKACDTYSHDTAKGATVILDDFFVTDPPKLDAEVYMLPIVRTAREKLGREIVVNMVALGTAAKVLEDKGLTKPQAIKDAILARVPKGTEELNEKAFDEGYKMMSEAVAAKK, from the coding sequence ATGGGCGATCGTTTTGAAATTCGCGTTGCTGGATCCGGCGGACAGGGAGTCATTCTCGCCGCAGTGATCCTGGGTGAGGCGGCTGCACTCCGTACAGAGGGCCTCAATTCAGTACAGAGCCAGGCTTACGGCCCTGAGGCCCGCGGTGGCGCTTCCAAGTCGGAAGTCATTTACGACCGCGGCGAAATAGACTATCCTAAGGCTGCCCATCCCAATCTTCAGGTCATCCTTACACAGAAGGCGTGTGACACCTACAGCCATGATACGGCTAAGGGCGCGACCGTCATCCTTGACGACTTCTTTGTCACTGACCCCCCGAAGCTTGACGCCGAAGTCTACATGCTCCCCATCGTCAGAACGGCGCGTGAGAAGCTTGGACGCGAAATAGTCGTCAACATGGTGGCGCTCGGTACGGCGGCGAAGGTTCTTGAGGATAAGGGACTGACAAAGCCCCAGGCAATCAAGGACGCCATCCTCGCCCGCGTTCCCAAGGGAACCGAAGAGCTCAATGAAAAGGCCTTCGACGAGGGCTACAAGATGATGTCTGAGGCGGTAGCGGCGAAGAAGTAA
- a CDS encoding response regulator, giving the protein MKIIAVDDEKLVLEDLVEQLMSLPYVSKVKGFTKPAEALKYIEENNIDAAFVDINMRGMDGLALATEINRISPAAAVIFLTGYSEYAVDAFKLRASGYLLKPASIEDIEAELANLRLSVAKERGWRLRVQTFGNFEVFSGDRPVHFKRAKSKELFAYLIDRHGAGATMAEIAAILWEGKNYDRSLLNQIHTFISDLIAALRAEGADDVIIKGRNNVAVNPEMIDCDYYRFLQGEVAAVNSFTGEYMKNYSWAEFTVGYLTKVSGRGRNKI; this is encoded by the coding sequence ATGAAAATCATTGCGGTAGATGACGAAAAACTTGTCCTTGAGGATCTTGTGGAGCAGCTGATGTCGCTTCCCTATGTATCAAAAGTCAAGGGTTTCACAAAACCGGCGGAGGCTCTCAAATATATAGAGGAAAATAATATTGACGCCGCCTTCGTCGACATCAATATGCGCGGCATGGATGGACTGGCGCTCGCCACGGAGATAAACAGAATATCGCCCGCAGCCGCGGTTATCTTCCTCACCGGGTATTCCGAATATGCGGTGGACGCCTTTAAGCTCCGTGCCTCCGGATATCTGTTGAAACCGGCCTCTATTGAGGATATAGAGGCGGAGCTGGCCAATCTGCGCCTCTCCGTAGCAAAGGAAAGGGGATGGCGGCTGCGCGTCCAGACCTTCGGCAACTTCGAGGTATTCTCGGGCGACAGGCCCGTACATTTCAAAAGAGCAAAGTCAAAAGAGCTGTTCGCCTATCTGATCGACAGGCACGGGGCGGGCGCGACGATGGCGGAGATCGCCGCCATACTATGGGAGGGTAAAAACTATGACCGTTCGCTGCTCAACCAGATACATACCTTCATCTCCGACCTGATCGCGGCGCTGAGGGCTGAGGGCGCCGATGACGTCATTATCAAGGGGCGGAACAACGTGGCGGTGAATCCCGAGATGATAGACTGCGATTATTACCGTTTTCTGCAAGGCGAGGTCGCCGCGGTAAATTCCTTCACTGGAGAGTATATGAAAAACTACAGCTGGGCGGAATTTACGGTCGGATACCTTACAAAGGTCAGCGGGCGCGGGCGGAATAAAATTTAA
- a CDS encoding diguanylate cyclase, which translates to MRIFDLKFSRQAFEEPELEFLERAFVLFIRDGLSLTSMETISSIGGNTAGAGRCPFTTKEDVISALLEIVFQYTAGQMQESCDSAGYANLSGLERLRLYITQQEKILADSPEIFIFFRELESAFARKELSDHLLKKYTDGMVLIRERLTESYKMAVKEGTVRKDTDIGRASSVFFNTLMALLQHTAAMSRVTAGYDSVSEISIFADSMLGYLKYCAAAKDNNDGYILSSSLKTVELTEGDVKTSADKNLILIVDDEWVNRAILSKMFSGIHATAEAENGAAALEYLKRHGQQVKIILLDLLMPVMDGFELLGLIKADETLKNIPIIITSVAGEKSEERALAMGADEFIAKPYVPAVLRQRVETVLENARLRAEMRETEGRNEIIKEAFFDYLTGIYNRRGFETTLRAGDFSDKEMLHAFYMLDMDNLKMYNDTRGHSWGDSAIKAFASALKENLRTYDIAARIGGDEFVVLLKNLPSKETALQRGSDFCTKVCRSGFDDPISCSVGLTVFRGEPNMKRLMEEADAALYAAKRRGKHCCCLWDEAAMKIPYTSEETEKGRFDNER; encoded by the coding sequence ATGCGGATATTTGACCTGAAATTCAGTCGGCAGGCTTTTGAAGAGCCGGAGCTTGAATTTCTTGAAAGGGCCTTTGTCCTGTTTATAAGAGACGGCCTTTCGTTAACATCAATGGAGACAATCTCCAGCATCGGCGGAAACACCGCCGGTGCCGGGCGCTGCCCATTTACGACAAAAGAGGACGTAATATCCGCTCTGCTGGAGATCGTTTTTCAATATACCGCCGGGCAGATGCAGGAGTCCTGTGACTCCGCCGGCTATGCAAATCTTTCCGGCTTAGAACGGCTGCGTCTTTATATAACACAGCAGGAAAAGATATTGGCCGACAGCCCTGAGATCTTTATCTTCTTCAGAGAGCTGGAAAGCGCCTTTGCCAGAAAAGAGCTCTCAGATCATCTGCTGAAAAAATATACCGACGGCATGGTACTCATAAGAGAACGCCTCACCGAGTCCTATAAAATGGCCGTCAAAGAGGGTACGGTGCGGAAGGATACAGACATCGGACGCGCCTCGTCGGTATTCTTCAACACGCTTATGGCCCTGCTCCAACACACCGCCGCGATGAGCCGCGTTACCGCCGGATATGATTCCGTCAGCGAAATATCAATCTTTGCGGATTCCATGCTGGGGTATCTGAAATACTGCGCGGCGGCGAAAGACAATAATGACGGCTATATCTTATCCTCCTCCCTGAAAACGGTGGAGCTTACCGAAGGGGACGTCAAAACATCCGCCGACAAAAATTTGATACTGATCGTGGACGACGAATGGGTCAACCGCGCCATCCTCTCAAAGATGTTCAGCGGCATCCACGCCACCGCCGAGGCGGAAAACGGCGCAGCGGCCTTGGAATACCTTAAACGGCATGGACAGCAGGTAAAGATAATACTGCTCGACCTGCTGATGCCGGTCATGGACGGATTCGAGCTGCTGGGCCTCATCAAAGCGGACGAGACGTTAAAAAATATCCCTATAATCATCACCTCCGTGGCGGGGGAAAAGAGCGAAGAGCGAGCGCTGGCGATGGGCGCGGATGAATTCATCGCCAAGCCTTATGTTCCCGCCGTCCTGCGGCAGAGAGTCGAGACCGTCCTGGAAAACGCGCGGCTGCGCGCGGAAATGCGGGAGACCGAGGGCCGGAACGAGATCATAAAAGAGGCGTTTTTCGATTACCTGACCGGCATCTATAACAGGCGCGGTTTTGAAACTACCCTGCGCGCCGGAGATTTTTCCGACAAAGAGATGCTCCACGCCTTCTATATGCTTGATATGGATAATCTTAAAATGTATAACGATACCAGGGGACACAGTTGGGGGGACAGCGCGATAAAGGCCTTTGCCTCCGCATTGAAAGAGAACCTTCGTACATACGACATCGCAGCCCGCATTGGAGGAGATGAATTTGTCGTTCTGCTCAAAAATCTGCCCTCCAAAGAGACGGCGCTCCAACGCGGCAGCGATTTTTGCACTAAGGTATGCCGCTCCGGTTTTGATGACCCCATATCATGTTCGGTAGGACTTACGGTATTCAGAGGCGAGCCGAATATGAAGAGACTGATGGAGGAGGCTGACGCGGCCCTCTACGCGGCCAAAAGAAGAGGCAAGCACTGCTGCTGCCTCTGGGACGAGGCTGCAATGAAAATACCATACACATCAGAGGAAACGGAAAAGGGACGATTTGATAATGAACGGTAA
- a CDS encoding C39 family peptidase translates to MKKLQFNAAITALIICCAATAGAAERVVPFPPELDTQSAGASSYSAAGDVKDSPYFPSKDYYTLTSNANGLTILSGFPTYQQTTEVTCGPAAALTVLYYFGNKKYDEHMLSILMGTLHEPKNGGEMGTSTSGMVKFFKSIGWKVASSLDRPQGRSYDFENPQQFKDFVLKNLKEGVPVMVENMYWGGHWRVIIGYDTMGTEKTTDDVIIFMDSYDVLDHRQDGYAVQAAEGFFYTWKDMEYLPKGECVQQWITARP, encoded by the coding sequence ATGAAAAAACTGCAATTTAACGCCGCAATAACTGCCCTGATAATATGCTGTGCCGCGACGGCAGGCGCGGCGGAACGGGTCGTGCCCTTTCCGCCTGAGCTGGATACCCAGTCTGCGGGCGCCTCTTCCTATAGCGCCGCAGGCGATGTTAAAGATTCCCCTTACTTTCCATCAAAAGATTATTACACGTTAACGAGCAACGCCAATGGACTCACCATCCTGAGCGGCTTTCCCACCTACCAGCAGACGACGGAGGTCACCTGCGGACCGGCCGCCGCCCTCACGGTGCTCTACTACTTCGGGAACAAAAAGTATGACGAACATATGCTCTCCATCCTTATGGGGACGCTGCACGAACCTAAGAACGGCGGCGAAATGGGCACATCGACCTCCGGCATGGTGAAGTTCTTCAAGTCCATCGGCTGGAAGGTGGCCTCAAGCCTGGATCGCCCCCAGGGCAGGAGCTATGACTTTGAAAATCCTCAGCAGTTCAAAGACTTCGTCCTCAAGAACCTTAAAGAGGGCGTGCCGGTGATGGTGGAAAATATGTACTGGGGCGGCCATTGGCGCGTAATCATCGGCTACGATACGATGGGTACGGAAAAGACCACCGATGATGTGATCATCTTTATGGACAGTTACGACGTGCTCGACCACCGCCAGGATGGCTACGCCGTGCAGGCCGCAGAGGGCTTCTTCTACACGTGGAAGGATATGGAATATCTGCCGAAGGGTGAATGCGTGCAGCAGTGGATCACAGCCCGCCCATAA
- a CDS encoding signal peptidase II: MREYISSKAAPICTAAAFLISLFADRLTKHAALKLGWNTSLNAGLSFGLFSESGSFAVTAANAVIILILFIICIRCARRLGPLFRLGGALMLGGAAGNLTDRLACGQVIDWIPLPMAEIFFKDGLWINAADVFLSTGAAMIIFSFWKNRESRP, encoded by the coding sequence TTGAGAGAATATATATCTTCTAAAGCAGCGCCAATCTGTACCGCCGCCGCTTTTCTTATCTCTCTCTTCGCCGACAGGCTGACGAAACATGCGGCGTTAAAGCTGGGATGGAACACCAGTCTTAACGCCGGTCTCTCTTTTGGGCTCTTCAGCGAGAGCGGTTCTTTCGCTGTTACGGCGGCCAATGCCGTAATTATTTTGATATTATTTATTATTTGTATACGCTGCGCGCGCAGGCTGGGACCGCTTTTCCGTCTCGGCGGCGCTTTGATGCTCGGCGGAGCCGCCGGAAATCTCACAGACAGACTGGCCTGCGGACAGGTGATCGACTGGATTCCGCTCCCTATGGCGGAGATATTTTTCAAAGACGGGTTATGGATAAACGCTGCGGACGTTTTTCTGTCCACAGGAGCGGCGATGATAATTTTCTCATTTTGGAAAAATCGAGAAAGCCGCCCATAG